One part of the Coffea eugenioides isolate CCC68of chromosome 10, Ceug_1.0, whole genome shotgun sequence genome encodes these proteins:
- the LOC113748815 gene encoding putative pentatricopeptide repeat-containing protein At2g02150 yields MTEDVLICFIGVAMLIIVRSLLGSIKFIRKAHSYPVRLHSAPHLIPSSCAFSREFMMLVTSFYCFFQSPYSSEAAGSSGRLNDKGFDKEMIRKIVNEGRWDDFRILELLKSALAPIWVSRILVELKQEPTLALKLFHWAKTQDKFCHTTENYCIIAHILFCSKFYSEANYVLKELVSLNNGNKVSPCCSIVDVLWATRNICFPGYGVFDALFSVFVELGLLEEASECFLRMRGYRVLPKLRSCNHLLHRLSKKDDAIMANKFFGDVIDAGIVLSVYTYNIMIDIFCKEGDLETAQRLFARMKQMGVSPDTITYNTLLDGYGKFGHLEDVFGLYEEMKDAGCPPDVITYNTLINCSCKSEKMPKAFDFLRQMKDSGLKPDTVTYSTFVDAFCKEGLLQQALKFYLDMWRVGLTPNEFTYTSLIDANCKAGKLDDALKLLKEMLEMGCKLNIVTYTVLVDGLCEEGKMKEAEEVFIAMEKDGIIPNEKIYTALIHGYIKANRIEHAMEVLNQMKENQIEHDLFLYATIVWGVCSQGNLDEAKRLLNEMKGHGVKVNHVIYTTLVDAYFKAGKSAEACSLLDKMKGKGISPTIVTYSVLIDGYCRLGSIQEAVDCFSRMQQIGLQPNVVVYTALIDGLCKSKRIEDAKSLFDEMIDKGIFPDKIAYTALMDGNLKSGKVEDALELRNRMVETGLKLDLHAYTTLISGLSRCGDIQRARNLFDEMIENGVLPDVIIYGCLIRKYHELGDVNEALFLQNEMTRRGLFPVRGQYAVQNVQT; encoded by the coding sequence ATGACTGAAGATGTTTTGATTTGCTTTATTGGTGTAGCCATGTTAATTATTGTCCGCAGCCTTTTGGGCAGCATCAAATTCATCAGAAAAGCTCATTCTTACCCAGTAAGATTGCACTCTGCCCCGCATTTGATTCCTTCATCTTGTGCTTTTTCACGGGAATTCATGATGTTGGTCACCAGTTTTTATTGCTTTTTTCAAAGCCCATATTCCTCAGAAGCTGCTGGTTCTAGTGGTAGATTAAATGATAAAGGATTTGACAAGGAAATGATAAGGAAAATTGTGAATGAAGGTAGATGGGATGATTTTAGGATATTGGAATTGCTTAAATCTGCTTTAGCTCCCATTTGGGTTTCCAGAATCTTGGTTGAGTTGAAGCAAGAACCTACATTGGCTCTGAAGTTGTTCCACTGGGCAAAAACCCAGGATAAATTTTGTCATACTACAGAAAATTATTGTATAATTGCCCACATTTTGTTCTGTTCTAAGTTTTATTCTGAAGCCAATTATGTTCTTAAAGAATTGGTTAGTTTAAATAATGGCAACAAGGTGTCCCCTTGTTGCAGTATAGTTGATGTTTTGTGGGCGACAAGGAATATTTGCTTTCCCGGTTATGGAGTTTTTGACGCATTGTTTAGTGTTTTTGTTGAGTTAGGCTTGCTTGAGGAAGCAAGCGAATGCTTTTTGAGGATGAGAGGGTATAGAGTTCTTCCAAAGCTACGGTCTTGTAATCATCTTTTGCATAGGCTTTCTAAGAAGGATGATGCAATCATGGCGAATAAGTTTTTTGGAGATGTAATTGACGCTGGGATTGTTTTGTCGGTATATACGTACAATATTATGATTGATATTTTCTGTAAAGAAGGGGACTTGGAAACAGCACAAAGGTTGTTTGCACGGATGAAACAGATGGGTGTTAGTCCAGATACTATTACTTACAATACTCTTTTAGATGGATATGGAAAATTTGGCCATTTGGAGGATGTGTTTGGTTTATATGAAGAAATGAAAGATGCTGGGTGTCCCCCTGATGTGATTACATATAATACATTGATTAATTGTTCTTGTAAATCAGAGAAAATGCCAAAAGCATTTGATTTTCTCCGTCAGATGAAGGACAGTGGTTTAAAACCTGATACGGTAACTTATAGCACATTTGTTGATGCTTTTTGCAAAGAAGGACTATTGCAACAGGCTCTCAAGTTTTATCTGGACATGTGGAGAGTTGGTCTTACTCCTAATGAATTTACATATACTTCTTTAATTGATGCAAATTGTAAAGCAGGTAAATTGGATGATGCTTTAAAACTACTCAAAGAGATGTTGGAAATGGGATGCAAGTTGAACATTGTTACTTACACCGTATTGGTAGACGGCCTTTGTGAAGAAGGGAAGATGAAGGAAGCAGAGGAAGTTTTCATTGCAATGGAGAAAGATGGGATAATCCCAAATGAGAAGATATATACAGCTCTTATTCATGGGTATATAAAAGCTAACAGGATAGAACATGCTATGGAAGTTCTGaatcaaatgaaagaaaaccaaaTTGAACATGACTTATTCCTCTATGCAACTATTGTCTGGGGTGTATGCAGTCAAGGGAATTTGGATGAAGCCAAGCGTCTACTTAATGAAATGAAGGGCCATGGTGTCAAAGTGAATCATGTGATATACACTACACTTGTTGATGCATATTTTAAGGCAGGAAAATCTGCTGAGGCATGCAGTTTACTTgataaaatgaagggaaaaggaATTTCCCCAACAATTGTGACCTACAGTGTGTTAATTGATGGTTATTGCAGATTGGGATCTATACAAGAGGCAGTTGATTGTTTTAGTAGAATGCAGCAGATTGGTTTGCAACCTAATGTTGTAGTTTACACAGCACTTATTGATGGCCTGTGCAAAAGTAAACGTATTGAGGATGCTAAAAGTTTGTTTGATGAAATGATTGACAAGGGTATATTTCCAGATAAAATTGCTTATACGGCTTTGATGGATGGAAATTTGAAAAGTGGAAAGGTTGAGGATGCCTTGGAATTGCGGAACAGAATGGTTGAAACTGGCTTGAAGCTTGATCTTCATGCCTACACTACTTTGATATCAGGACTCTCAAGATGTGGTGACATACAACGAGCAAGGAATTTGTTTGACgagatgattgaaaatggtGTCCTTCCTGACGTGATCATATATGGTTGCCTTATCAGGAAATATCACGAGCTTGGTGACGTTAATGAAGCTCTTTTCTTGCAGAATGAGATGACTAGAAGAGGTCTTTTCCCAGTCAGAGGTCAATATGCTGTTCAAAATGTACAAACCTGA